Within the Pengzhenrongella sicca genome, the region GGGCGGCCTTGATCCACGCGGGCGGGCCCTGGGTGCCGGCAGCGCCGTTGCCGCGCGGCGGGAAGAAGACATCAACGGGCCGTTCGCCGTCTGATCCCGAGGGGATCAGCGCGCCGAGCCCCCGGCCCAGGCCGCGTCGCTTCTCGCTCATCAGTGCTCCTCCGTGCTCGGTGTGCGGTCTGCGGTCGCGCTCGCGCCCGATACTCGCGCGGGATCGCGTTCAGTCAGCTCCCTCGCCGCCTCCAGATACGCGAGCGCCCCGCTGGATCCGGCGTCGTGGGTCATGACCGTCTGACCGAAGCTCGGAGCCTCAGACACACGCACCGACCGGGGAACGGTCGTCCGCAGCGTCAGGTCCGGGAAGTGGGTGCGGACCTCCTCGACGACCTGCTGTGCGAGGTTCGTGCGTCCGTCGAACATCGTCAAGAGGATTGCCGAGACCTGAAGTTCAGGGTTGAGGTGCGACTGGATGAGCGTGATCGTCTTGAGCAGCTGGCTCAGCCCCTCGAGGGCGTAGTACTCGCACTGGATCGGGATGAGCACCTCGCGCGCGACCGCGAAGGCGTTGACCGTGAGCAGCCCAAGACTCGGCGGGCAGTCGATGAAGACGTAGTCGATCCGATCCTGCCCGCTCTCGTCCCGGTCGGCGAGATACGCCTCCAAC harbors:
- a CDS encoding ParA family protein — protein: MPQSDPTDSPLLAQLALDARRRIELRGRKYPRPESTRVLTVANQKGGVGKTTTAVNLAAALAQSGLNVLVIDNDPQGNASTALGIEHRAGTPSIYEVLVEDAPLGGAVQRCPDIPRLLCVPATIDLSGAEIELVSMVPRETRLRAALEAYLADRDESGQDRIDYVFIDCPPSLGLLTVNAFAVAREVLIPIQCEYYALEGLSQLLKTITLIQSHLNPELQVSAILLTMFDGRTNLAQQVVEEVRTHFPDLTLRTTVPRSVRVSEAPSFGQTVMTHDAGSSGALAYLEAARELTERDPARVSGASATADRTPSTEEH